Proteins co-encoded in one Theileria equi strain WA chromosome 3, complete sequence genomic window:
- a CDS encoding uncharacterized protein family UPF0160 domain-containing protein (encoded by transcript BEWA_011070A): MKIGTHNGFFHCDEALAIYMLKLLPEYKDAEIVRTRDQGILDSCDIVVDVGGVYDPSKHRYDHHQKEFNVHFDDNHKVTKLSSAGLIYKHFSKRIINEIYGVKDNETVDYIYNSVYDSFIESVDAIDNGVPISDGVLKYKWNTDLGSRVGRLNPAWMDVDGNPDERFMKAIEVAGKEFEHFVTNILNVILPAKTCFEEAFSRRFETHKSGKVIELTKSCPFSVGSVPLLYRCIEIRSFYINMKKITVCLKTSGFYFTCHLTKHPTIGTAFPI; this comes from the exons ATGAAGATAGGAACACATAATGGATTCTTTCATTGTGATGAGGCACTCGCCATTTATATGTTAAAACTTTTACCCGAATATAAAGATGCGGAGATTGTGAGAACACGTGATCAAGGCATCCTAGATTCATGTGATATTGTTGTAGATGTTGGAGGTGTCTATGATCCATCCAAACATAG GTATGATCACCATCAGAAGGAATTTAACGTTCACTTTGATGATAACCATAAGGTTACCAAATTAAGTTCGGCTGGATTAATATATAAGCATTTTTCTAAACGCATAATTAATGAGATTTATGGAGTAAAAGATAATGAAACTGTTGactacatttacaattCTGTCTATGATAGCTTTATTGAATCTGTGGATGCCATTGACAACGGTGTTCCGATCTCTGATGGTGTTCTGAAGTATAAATGGAATACAGACTTGGGAAGTAGGGTAGGCAGGCTGAATCCAGCTTGGATGGATGTGGATGGAAATCCGGATGAAAGGTTTATGAAGGCAATAGAAGTAGCTGGGAAAGAATTTGAACATTTCGtaacaaatattttgaatgTGATACTTCCAGCAAAAACTTGTTTTGAGGAAGCATTTAGCCGCCGATTCGAAACACATAAATCTGGGAAGGTTATCGAACTAACAAAGTCTTGTCCATTTTCTGTAGGTTCTGTTCCATTACTCTATAGATGTATTGAAATTAGGAGTTTCTAtataaatatgaagaagataacAGTGTGCCTAAAGACGAGCGGATTCTATTTTACATGTCACTTGACAAAGCATCCAACAATTGGTACTGCCTTTCCTATTTAG
- a CDS encoding hypothetical protein (encoded by transcript BEWA_011080A) codes for MTAVKEKGSQFQSRLPFPKHLRGLRDEELEAESGIPGLVFVHATGFTCAGKTRDSVLRLFDLALEE; via the exons ATGACTGCTGTGAAGGAAAAAGGTTCCCAGTTTCAATCACGTTTACCTTTTCCAAAGCACCTGAGGG GGCTCAGAGATGAAGAACTAGAAGCAGAGTCAGGAATTCCTGGTCTTGTCTTTGTCCACGCAACGGGATTTACTTGTGCAGGAAAGACAAGGGACTCAGTTCTTAGGCTATTTGACCTAGccctggaagaataa
- a CDS encoding hypothetical protein (encoded by transcript BEWA_011090A): MSQLYIKRSRILCSQSIESQSSPIRDLFDHDDEPVENNSDFNVECVFNSAGFLKLLLTSINPSQSDLMIQSMMSGQSMYTCISISKNRFIKYSFGCEDETQMNQSVDVVLSLQAILICINMYSQNNEVSMSYNTNDRHVILKGKCTNYDKYKHSSEIEQYLVCRLKTIHTSPLNMPFEDFDFDINKYDYFTIAARGNSTIAVEWDFSFDKNIFDEFNITKPHSYTYGTKCLQCVSNGLKLSQKIKIMIKDNGALLIKTYMTGNMSEEVQVYYYIYPFVDTET; the protein is encoded by the exons ATGTCTCAGCTTTATATTAAAAGAAGCAGAATTTTGTGTTCTCAATCCATAGAATCACAGTCATCACCCATAAGGGATCTTTTTGATCATGATGACGAACCCGTTGAAAATAATTCGGACTTTAATGTCGAATGTGTATTTAATTCTGCCGGATTCTTAAAACTATTATTAACGTCGATTAATCCCTCACAGAGTG ACTTGATGATTCAATCGATGATGAGTGGACAGTCCATGTACACCTGTATTAGTATATCTAAGAACCGCTTTATAAAGTATTCATTCGGTTGTGAAGATGAAACTCAGATGAATCAGAGTGTGGATGTTGTTCTATCTCTTCAGGCCATTCTAATTTGTATCAACATGTATTCGCAGAAT AATGAGGTTTCTATGTCATATAATACGAACGATAGACATGTAATATTGAAAGGAAAGTGTACAAATTATGACAAGTACAAACATTCTAGTGAAATAGAACAATATTTGGTCTGCAGATTGAAGACAATTCATACATCTCCT TTGAACATGCcttttgaagattttgattTTGATATTAACAAATACGACTACTTCACAATTGCG GCCCGTGGAAATTCAACCATAGCAGTTGAATGGGACTTTTCCTTcgataaaaatatatttgaCGAATTTAATATCACCAAGCCACACTCATATACATATGGTACAAAATGCCTCCAATGCGTTTCAAACGGCCTTAAACTGTCgcaaaaaataaaaataatgataaagGACAACGGTGCCCTGTTAATAAAAACATATATGACGGGAAACATGTCGGAAGAAGTTCAGGTCTACTACTATATATACCCCTTTGTTGACACAGAAACataa
- a CDS encoding glycoprotein endopeptidase, putative (encoded by transcript BEWA_011100A), protein MFLKLYACYAALYFAFNDLILGCIPFRDRFFVKPVTLRDPALFKSNYGYISFGIFRESNHPIFLRNIESIKGTTRVFSNFSDYLERNKITEGGIEEDLYNILAIETSFDDTCAAVIRSDGKILSEEQVSQRGTVELFQGINPSYAYRIHQERIQDVIHRVLEKAGLSMNQIRKIAVTRGPGLEICLKVGYDMALELSKKFKIDLVDENHIAAHCLSPMIRDHQFKCYGNSRLSQSDELRYPYLCLLLSGGHSQIYVAQNPIKFHLLSDTQDRYAGNVLDKCARDLGLGIGDGGASSLESAAKNVKIPEYIFTIPSKACFFSEFCFSGIRTQLHLLIKSLLSEQDFQSISKLPKHTIDQLAYSCQDAVFNQILLQLEKAMDVCETLFGIRQVALVGGVGCNNKIKDMIVSMFERRKAMISTKCLSFLERMRRHISKFLKNGLKIRIEDDNDFLKIHTELIKKFNSLEDLMRYLLNPSLFSSLLTGKNRIKACIQDKNSIYRLLLYSYFHVLGDKVQILRKQLSKAIERRETISSSRTLLKELMNIDGNNSYLIKKHEVNHSDFSGNWELFTPSRKYCRDNAVMIGFSLLEKHKIGIKGINREEKIDGKDVLSKWDLGDRKCWEVLSDICKLHSFLST, encoded by the exons ATGTTCTTAAAACTGTATGCATGTTACGCAGCATTATATTTCGCGTTTAATGACCTTATACTCGGTTGTATCCCATTCCGAGATAGATTTTTCGTAAAACCAGTTACTCTACGTGATCCCGCGCTTTTCAAATCTAACTACGGTTATATATcgtttggaatatttagAGAATCGAATCATCCAATATTTTTGCGAAACATTGAATCAATCAAGGGGACAACTCGCGTATTTTCTAATTTTTCTGACTACCTGGAAAGAAATAAGATAACAGAGGGTGGAATCGAAGAAGATTTATATAACATTCTTGCCATAGAAACTAGTTTCGATGACACATGTGCAGCTGTAATAAGAAG TGATGGGAAGATATTAAGTGAGGAACAAGTGTCGCAAAGGGGAACGGTGGAATTATTCCAAGGAATTAATCCATCATATGCTTATCGTATACATCAGGAACGTATTCAGGATGTTATCCATAGAGTTTTGGAGAAAGCAG GGTTATCGATGAATCAAATCCGTAAAATAGCCGTTACCAGAGGCCCAGGATTAGAAATTTGTTTGAAAGTTGGTTATGATATGGCATTAGAACTATCTAAGAAGTTTAAAATAGATCTGGTAGATGAAAATCACATAGCTGCACACTGTTTATCTCCTATGATAAGAGATCATCAATTTAAATGCTATGGAAACTCACGCCTTTCACAATCGGAT GAATTAAGATACCCGTATCTATGTTTGCTACTTTCTGGTGGTCATTCACAGATTTATGTCGCACAGAATCCGATAAAGTTCCACTTACTTTCAGATACTCAGGACAGATACGCTGGAAATGTTTTAGACAAGTGCGCTAG AGATCTTGGTCTTGGAATAGGCGATGGAGGTGCTTCATCATTGGAATCCGCCGCaaagaatgtaaaaatacCCGAATACATTTTTACTATTCCATCAAAAGCTTGTTTTTTTTCAGAATTTTG TTTTTCTGGGATAAGGACCCAACTGCATCTTTTGATCAAGAGCTTGTTATCTGAACAAGACTTTCAATCAATTTCTAAACTTCCAAAACACACTATTGACCAACTAGCATATAGTTGCCAGGACG CTGTGTTCAACCAAATCTTGCTACAGTTGGAAAAGGCCATGGACGTTTGTGAGACACTCTTTGGCATTCGACAAGTCGCTTTAGTTGGAG GTGTCGGTTGtaataataaaataaaagATATGATTGTTTCAATGTTTGAGCGCAGGAAAGCCATGATTTCTACAAAGTGTctatcatttttggaaaggaTGCGGAGACATATatccaaatttttgaaGAATGGCTTAAAAATAAGAATAGAGGATGATAATGACTTCCTTAAGATACATACTGAACTTATTAAGAAATTCAATTCTCTGGAGGATTTAATGAGATACCTTTTGAATCCTAGCTTGTTTTCTAGTCTTTTGACTGGGAAAAACAGAATAAAAGCGTGTATACAGGACAAGAATTCCATATATAGACTACTACTCTATTCTTATTTTCACGTACTTGGTGACAAGGTACAAATATTAAGAAAACAATTATCTAAAGCAATAGAAAGAAGGGAAACAATTTCCTCATCGCGAACACTATTAAAGGAACTTATGAATATAGATGGGAATAATTCATATCTCATAAAGAAACATGAAGTGAATCATAGTGATTTTAGTGGGAATTGGGAACTTTTTACGCCATCTAGAAAATACTGCAGAGATAATGCTGTCATGATAGGATTTAGTTTGTTAGAAAAACACAA AATCGGTATAAAGGGTATAAACCGTGAAGAAAAAATAGACGGAAAGGATGTTTTGTCAAAATGGGATTTGGGAGATCGTAAGTGCTGGGAAGTGTTATCTGACATTTGTAAATTACATTCTTTTTTGTCAACctaa
- a CDS encoding 30S ribosomal protein S10, putative (encoded by transcript BEWA_011110A), with protein sequence MVSLVFFLCLIQSTWCVTYQFQHHLVNKAILIQKSPNEYNWFKVTNDRVISRFKGIYCAHISQSFDNTRSYGLYTFLTSCGRRCNTIENANILCSDFIDSPKKPRFYNSFFQSNIQNGSTSKNMSRFAPSELVNAPIKLAKIVGEKVVQMLRPGTSSPDNTNISSPHIGNKSDGNIPYKIKEGEYGPTRSTLKKPYFIRKSDPGLPFKKWPKNSFLRIKLTSYNKQLLKAAIDNIKIGIEKHSNLQVMSPMAIPMRRKRWCYLSSPHIDKRSKDLIEIQRHVRILDVLPPKNLDIKDTKFSGLMMVPLPNLVSFDYWFEDVHKPIKNSKIHNLFKRRTWVSKYYLYNRDKTKKEELIRKLIAPELENEIPLKWKRRMCDYFGMQLGELQKLYIFVSRRKAEDNARLKYNVPMPDYHDFGEIRFVGNEEDRAFDGDEIKDTLEPLSDDEY encoded by the coding sequence ATGGTTTCTTTAGTTTTTTTTCTCTGTTTAATCCAGTCCACATGGTGTGTTACTTATCAATTTCAACACCACCTTGTAAATAAGGCTATTTTGATACAAAAGTCACCAAACGAGTATAATTGGTTCAAAGTTACAAATGATAGGGTTATAAGTAGGTTTAAAGGGATATATTGTGCCCATATTTCGCAGTCATTTGATAATACGCGTTCGTACGGCTTATACACATTTCTGACTTCctgtggaagaagatgtaaTACTATAGAAAATGCTAATATACTTTGTTCTGACTTTATTGATAGTCCAAAAAAACCACGGTTCTACAATTCTTTCTTTCAAtcaaatattcaaaatGGTTCGACCTCCAAGAATATGAGTAGATTCGCACCTTCAGAGTTGGTAAACGCACCTATTAAGCTTGCAAAAATTGTTGGTGAAAAGGTGGTACAAATGCTAAGACCCGGAACATCCTCTCCAGATAATACTAACATTTCCTCACCTCATATAGGTAACAAGTCTGACGGAAACATACCTTACAAAATAAAGGAAGGAGAATATGGTCCTACTAGAAGTACCCTAAAAAAGCCATACTTCATACGTAAGTCTGATCCAGGTTTACCGTTCAAAAAATGGCCAAAGAACTCCTTCTTAAGAATTAAGCTAACTTCATATAACAAGCAGCTTCTCAAAGCTGCCATTGATAATATTAAAATTGGCATCGAAAAGCATTCTAATCTACAAGTTATGAGCCCAATGGCCATACCAATGAGACGAAAACGATGGTGTTATCTTTCATCTCCTCACATTGACAAACGATCTAAAGACTTGATAGAAATTCAAAGGCACGTTAGAATTCTTGATGTACTCCCCCCTAAAAATCTTGACATTAaagatacaaaattttcagGACTTATGATGGTTCCATTACCAAATCTAGTAAGCTTTGATTATTGGTTTGAGGATGTACACAAACCTATAAAAAATAGCAAAATACACAACCTATTTAAAAGGAGGACTTGGGTTTCTAAATATTATCTATATAACAGAGATAAAACAAAGAAAGAGGAACTAATCCGTAAGTTGATAGCACCAGAACTAGAGAATGAAATTCCCCTAAAATGGAAACGGAGAATGTGTGATTACTTTGGCATGCAGCTCGGTGAATTACAAAAGCTGTATATATTTGTTTCAAGGAGAAAGGCAGAAGACAATGCAAGGCTCAAATACAACGTTCCTATGCCAGATTACCATGATTTTGGAGAGATCAGGTTCGTAGGAAATGAAGAGGATAGGGCATTCGATGGTGATGAAATAAAAGACACATTAGAACCTTTATCGGATGATGAATATTAA